Part of the Nitrospirota bacterium genome is shown below.
AAAACTTACGCCGGGTACCGATCCGGTGCACAAAGTCAGCATCATTCCCCGTGGAAGGGCACTTGGTGTAACCCAGCAGCTTCCCATGGACGACAAATACACCTATTCGAAAGATTATCTCATGAAGCGGCTCTACGTGCTGCTTGGCGGCAGGGCTGCAGAGGAACTCATGCTGAACCAGATGACGACCGGCGCAGGCAACGACATTGAGCGGGCTACTGATCTGGCGCGCAAAATGGTCACCTCATGGGGCATGAGCGACAAGCTTGGCCCCGTAACGTTTGGCAAGAAGGAGGAGCATATCTTCCTTGGCAGAGAAATGGGCCAGCACAAAGATTATAGCGAAAAGACCGCAGTCGATATCGATGACGAGGTGCGGCGTTTCGTATCAGAGGCCTATGTCGTGGCAAAAAGTCTCCTTGAAAAAAATGTCGATATCCTTGACGCCTTTGCCCGGAAACTTCTTGAAATAGAGACCATGGACGGCCCAGATATTGATGCCATGATCGCGCTGGTTCATAAGCCGAAAGATGCGGCCGATTCTGAATGCAATGATACAGGCTGCACCGGCATAGCCTGATTTTTTCGGGGAGCACGCAGGAAAAGGCGGGACCGGTTCCCGCCTTTTCTATTTAGGGGAGAACATGAAACTGAGCTGGTCACACTACGACCTGGACTTCTGCAGGAAGACCCATATCATGGGCATTCTCAATATCACACCTGATTCGTTTTCTGACGGCGGCCTGCACTTCGACATATCTGCAGCCATACAACAGGGCGTCAAAATGGTCAGTGATGGTGCTGACATTATTGATATCGGAGGAGAATCAACACGGCCGGGGTCTGAGCCCGTCTCGTGTGAAGAAGAACTCCGCCGCACCATACCGGTCATCAGGGAGCTCGCCAAGAAAATTGCCGTACCCATATCGATCGATACGTACAAATCAGAGGTTGCACGGCAGGCACTTGCGGCTGGTGCTTCAATCGTAAACGATATCAGCGGTCTGAGATTCGACCCCGAAATGCCGGAGGTCATCGCCCACCATAAGGTTCCGATAGTCATCATGCATATCAAGGGCCGTCCCCGGGAGATGCAGCATAACCCCCAGTACGAAGCCCTGATCCCCGAGATCACGGACTACTTCAGAATCAGCATCAGGCTTGCAAAGAAATTCGGCATTCCTGACGAACTGATGATACTCGATCCAGGAATCGGTTTTGGCAAGTCCTTTGACCATAACCTCGAAATACTGAACAATCTTGAACAGTTCAGCCTTCTTGAAAAACCGCTCCTGGTCGGCCCTTCCCGCAAAGCATTCCTTGGCAAGATCCTTGGCGACGTTCCTGCCTCAGACAGGCTTGAGGGTACGGCAGCAGCCGCTGCGGTCTCGATCATGAAGGGCGCTCATATCCTTCGCGTTCATGATGTGAAAGAAGTGGCAAGGGTTGCCCGGGTTGTTGATGCGATCAAAAGAGAGAAGGTTGCGTGAAACACTCGTCCGAAGAAATTGCGCGCTGCATCGCCCTGCTTCAGGATCTCGAAAAAGATTCCGGACAGTTCGCTGCGCTTTCGGAAGAACAAAGAATTGCGCTTATGAAGGCGACCGGAAAGATATCCCGGCCTGACCGGGCAGAAACAAAGAAGAGAAATAAGGCATCGAGAATAATGCAGAGCCTGACAGCTCTCGAAAAAGACAGACGCGCCAGGAATACTACAGGCATTCGCACGGCAAGAGCTGACGAGGTATTTACGGCCCCTGCTGAGATCGAATTCAAGCCGGATGGGTCCCGTCAAAAGAGCGAACAACTGAATGCACCGCGCAATTGCTATATCTGCAAAGAAAAGTTCACTCAGCTGCACTTTTTCTACGATACTATGTGCTGCAAATGCGGCGACCTGAATTATAAAAAACGTTTTCAGACAGCTTCACTTCATGGGCAGGTTGCTCTCATTACCGGCTCGCGCCTGAAAATCGGATATCAGGCAACGCTGCTGATGCTGCGTGCCGGCGCTACCGTGATCGCCACAACAAGATTTCCGGTTGATGCGGCAATAAGATATTCAAAAGAAGAGGGATATGCCGAGTGGGGAGACCGGCTGCATATTCATGGACTGGATCTGAGACATATTCCGAGCGTTGAGCTGTTTGCTGGCTATGTGGAGCATCGTTACGGCCGTCTTGACCTGCTGATCAATAATGCAGCCCAGACAGTAAGGCGGCCTGCAGGTTTTTATGCTCATCTTATCGAAAATGAACAAAAAGGTTTTAGCGCTTTATCCGGAGAGGCACAGAAGCTTCTTACTGACCATGAAGTCTGCAAGAAACAGATCCAGTCCCTCTGCCAAAGCGACAACGCTCAAGACGCCGCCCTTCCGGTTGCGTGGCATAATCAGAACCCTGGGATCGGCCTGCGGGAATCCGCCCGGTTATCACAAATCCCTTACAGTCACGATAACTCCCTTGCATCGGAAGAACTTTTTCCATCGGGAAAGCTGGATGCTGATCTTCAACAGGTGGACCTGCGCAAAACAAACAGCTGGCGCCTGCGTCTGGGAGAAATCGGGACTTCGGAAATGCTTGAAGTGCAGCTTGTGAATTCAGTGGCGCCGTTTGTCCTCTGCAACAGGCTGGTATCTCTGATGCAGCGCGATTATACCGGCAAAAAACATATCGTGAATGTGACGGCCATGGAGGGCAAGTTCTTCAGGTTCAAAAAAGACGCGCGCCACCCTCATACGAATATGGCCAAAGCGGCCTTAAATATGCTGACGCACACGTCAGCAGAAGACCTCGCAAAAGCCGGCATCTATATGAATGCGGTTGACACCGGATGGGTGACGGATGAAGACCCTCTTGAGCTCTCACAATTGAAACAGAAGGTCCATGATTTCCAGCCGCCATTGGATATTGTCGATGGAGCCGCCCGGGTCTGCGACCCGTTTTTTGACGGGATATTGACCGGCAAACACTGGTGCGGCAAATTTCTGAAAGATTATTTCCCTATTGACTGGTAGAGACAAGGGGCATCAGCCCGCGGGGAATTGTAGCAACAAGTCAACTAATTTAACACCGTCCCCAAAGTGTATCCTCCGATGAAACATTGCGCCATCTTCTTCCGATTTGAGCCAGCTTAGAAAATCAGGCAACGACAACTACATTCGTAAACACCGTCACTTCCTCGGGTGTTCTTTGCGATAATCCGAGGGAAGCTGTTTCAGGCCGCCCTTGCCCCAGATGCCGCGTTTATTCTCCCGTGCAATCACCTGGGCGGATTTCAGACGATCAATGTGCTTCACATTCGGAGGGAAGGTGTAGAGCACTGCGTAGCCGCCAAGGAGCAGCTCCTCATTGATCAGCTTATTGTCGCGGCCCCAGAGATAGGCAAGAATCCGATCGTATTTATCCCTCTTCTCGACATCATATTCGATGCGGGCCTGCCATCCGGATGCCGAAACCATCTCCTCCAGGAATTTCTTCGAACGCTTCCCCCAGGGCTTCTGACTCAGTTCAGGAGCGTCAATGCCGATGAATCTGATCTTCTCTCTCTTGCCATGTATGTTTGCCTCAATCGAATCCCCATCAATTACTCTTTCGATGAAAATAGAGTTATTTTCATCAGATTTTGTCCCTTCCGGGGCATTCTTCGCCATCCATCCGTAGAGCAGGGAAATTACCGCAAGGATCGCTATCGAAAGGACCTTTATCTGTTTCTTCGTCATATCTTTATTATAAGTCTTTTATGGAATAAATAAGAATGGATGGGTGAAAATCCGGATGAATCGAGGCGTTACAGGGTGGACAATCTCCCACCCTGTAACGATTGCAAGGTATTTATTATTGCTGCTGTCCGCATCTGCCCATTTTTCCACAGCCCATATTTGCCTGCTGATTACCGCAGGATCCGTTGCCCTTTCCGCAGCCCTGGCCTGCATTACAATTGGCACCCTGCTTTCCGCAAGCTCCGGGGCCTCCAGCGATACCGAATTCAGCGGCCTGAGTCTGGATCTTTGCACGAAGCGCTTCAACATCGCTCTCAAGAGCGTCTATCTTCGCCTGATCAGCGCCTGACCGGTAGAGCTCCATCAACTCGAACCTCTTGTCATGCATCTCTTTTCTCAGGGCCTTTGTTGCGTCAAAAAACTGCTTCTGTTCAGCCGAGATATTTCCTGCATTCGGACCCATACCGCCCGGACGCGCAAAAGCAACTGCCGCCAAGAGCAACAGACTTACTCCCATGATTCCTAATAGTATCTTCTTCATTCCTTTCACCTCCTTTCATATTTCTTATTAACTATGGATACAGCCTATCTTATAATTGTGAAACAATTATGAAAGGACGTTGAAGCGGAAAAATATAATGAGTCCTGTTCTACCGCTGAAATCATTGACTGGGAAGGAAGGCAGAGCTTAGAATAATTCAAAGTGGGCTTTCTATTAAAGACACATCAGAAATGAAGAAGCTGCAGTCGATAGCTCAGCAATACCGGACAATGAAGTAAATGCCTTAATGTAACTTTTTGGGCAGCGATTACAGGTTCAAACCGTGCGACAACACAACCAACGAACAGGTCTTTGCCATATCACAGTCAGGAGCTGGCACAAGGCCGCCAAAACACTGATATCGGACCACTGACAATGTCAGTGGCTTTGATTGTTAAATAGACGCAGTAGCAAATCTAAAGAACTGGGGGTAGTTATGAAAAAAATTGTAGTATTCCTTGCGGTAGTTCTGTTATTTGTGTTAGCAGTACCAATTTATGCACAGGTATATAATCCGGCTAATTCTCACTATTATGAACTTATCGATAATAGCTTAACATGGTATGAAGCCCGTGACGCCGCTGTCACCATGTTCTATAACGGCAGGCAAGGACATCTCGCGACAATAACGAGTTCAGACGAAAATGCTTTTGTTGTTAGTCAATGGCCTGGTATTGGTAATGGTACGGAGGTTTGGATTGGAGGTACAGATGAAGCATCCGAAGGTGACTGGCGCTGGATAACCGGTGAAACATGGTCATATGACAACTGGAATTCAGGCGAACCCAATAATGTAGGCTCCGGTGAAAATTGTCTGGATTATAAAGATGATGGAGCCCAAGGATGGAATGATGCAGCCTGTGACTCTCAATTTTGGTATCTGGTGGAATATGAACCAGTCTGCACAACTCCTGCTGACAATATGATTGCATGGTGGAAGGGAGATAATAATGCCCTTGATATGATCGGCACTCAGCACGGAACTCTGATGAACAGCGACACGTATGCTCCGGGCATGGTCGGGCAGGCGTTCAGTTTTGATGGGGTGGATGATTATGTTGATCTGCCCGATGGATTCGCAAATTTCACATCAGGATTTACCATCGGTTTATGGGCAAAGCCAACCGCATCTGGCTATTGGGCCAGATTTGTTGATTTGGGCAATGGTACAGCCAATAACAACATTTTGTTCATGCGAAGAAGCACGAGCAATGATTTGGCGTTTGAAGTTTACGACGGTTCCGGCAACCACGATATGGTCTACGCTGAAAACGCCATTACGAACAATGAATGGCATTATTATGCGGCAACAATGGATGCAGCCGGCCAGGTAAAACTTTATAAAGACGGGCTACCCCTTACAATTGTGGTTGATACCACGTATGATGCAACAACAATTGTACCAACCAGCGTAACGAGGGTCAATAACTATATTGGCAAAAGCAATTGGGGAGCGGATGCGTACTACACCGGCAGCATGGATGAAATTGCCATCTTCAACCGCGCCCTTGACGCCTCTGAAATAGCTGCAATCTACAATGCCGGCAGCGCCGGGAATTGTAGAATATCTGATCCAGTTATCACAGTTACCTCCCCCAATGGTGGTGAAATCTGGAATTCTTTTACGACGCATGACATCACCTGGACCTACACAGGCAATGTCGGCACTTCTGTAAATATAGAACTTTTCAAATCAGGGGCTTTCTTGGGCACCATTGCTGCGAATGCACCGATTGGGACGGACGGCGCAGGCTCATTCAACTGGGCTGTGCCGAAAAACAGGACGGACAGCACCTATTCGGTCAGGATAACAACTAACGGCCAGTATACTGATACAAGTGATAACCCCTTCACCTTATTGCTTGCCGCCCCGACTGCATGCACTTACACCATTACGCCTAAAAACGCTTCTTTTGCACTGACAGGTGGAAACGGCAGCTTTGCAGTCACAACACAGCCAGGCTGCGCGTGGACAGCAGTAATGTCAGACACATGGATAACAACGAAGAGCAGTGGAACCGGCAGCGGAACAGTGAATTATTCTGTGGCAGCCAATGCAGGAACAAGCCGGCTCGGCACGATAACAGTCAACGGGCAGGTCTTTGCCATAACACAGTCAGGAGCTGGCACAAGGCCGCCAAAACACTGATAGGATCGGTAGCTGCATCCATGCGTGAAATACCTGGGCTAACGGCATAAGCATACGCCTGAGACAGAAGATTGACCGTGCATAATGCAAAACAAGATGGGGTGAATCGTTTGATTCACCCCATCTTTATAAGAACCTTGTCCTCCGAGATCTCAGGTCATAGCCAGGCTAATACTATTTCGCCTTGCAGAACTTCATAAATTCCCAGCATTTCTGCCACATCACGAGGCGATTCACTTATTGTTGAGGGATTCGAGGGTAAAGGCAAACAGGTTTCTGCAGAGCTGCAGCCTTCTCAGATAAACCTTTTTCTGTGTCTCCTCAAGCTGTTCGATGCTTGGCTTGAGCTTGTCGCACCGCTG
Proteins encoded:
- the folP gene encoding dihydropteroate synthase, translating into MKLSWSHYDLDFCRKTHIMGILNITPDSFSDGGLHFDISAAIQQGVKMVSDGADIIDIGGESTRPGSEPVSCEEELRRTIPVIRELAKKIAVPISIDTYKSEVARQALAAGASIVNDISGLRFDPEMPEVIAHHKVPIVIMHIKGRPREMQHNPQYEALIPEITDYFRISIRLAKKFGIPDELMILDPGIGFGKSFDHNLEILNNLEQFSLLEKPLLVGPSRKAFLGKILGDVPASDRLEGTAAAAAVSIMKGAHILRVHDVKEVARVARVVDAIKREKVA
- a CDS encoding thermonuclease family protein, producing MTKKQIKVLSIAILAVISLLYGWMAKNAPEGTKSDENNSIFIERVIDGDSIEANIHGKREKIRFIGIDAPELSQKPWGKRSKKFLEEMVSASGWQARIEYDVEKRDKYDRILAYLWGRDNKLINEELLLGGYAVLYTFPPNVKHIDRLKSAQVIARENKRGIWGKGGLKQLPSDYRKEHPRK
- a CDS encoding SDR family oxidoreductase is translated as MKHSSEEIARCIALLQDLEKDSGQFAALSEEQRIALMKATGKISRPDRAETKKRNKASRIMQSLTALEKDRRARNTTGIRTARADEVFTAPAEIEFKPDGSRQKSEQLNAPRNCYICKEKFTQLHFFYDTMCCKCGDLNYKKRFQTASLHGQVALITGSRLKIGYQATLLMLRAGATVIATTRFPVDAAIRYSKEEGYAEWGDRLHIHGLDLRHIPSVELFAGYVEHRYGRLDLLINNAAQTVRRPAGFYAHLIENEQKGFSALSGEAQKLLTDHEVCKKQIQSLCQSDNAQDAALPVAWHNQNPGIGLRESARLSQIPYSHDNSLASEELFPSGKLDADLQQVDLRKTNSWRLRLGEIGTSEMLEVQLVNSVAPFVLCNRLVSLMQRDYTGKKHIVNVTAMEGKFFRFKKDARHPHTNMAKAALNMLTHTSAEDLAKAGIYMNAVDTGWVTDEDPLELSQLKQKVHDFQPPLDIVDGAARVCDPFFDGILTGKHWCGKFLKDYFPIDW